Below is a genomic region from Treponema sp. OMZ 798.
GCACCTCCGCCCCCAAAACTGCCTCCTCCGCCGGAATATCCGCCGCCTTCTCCGGAACCTGAAAATTTAAACACAGTTCTTGAAGTAAATAAATTCGTCGCTAATTCATGACCGGTAAAACCTTGTAAAGTTACTAAGCGGAACAAAATCCAAAAAAAGCATGGAATCAGCCTGCAAATGATGAACCAAATCACAAGCATAAGCAAGAGTCCAATAATGATGGTAAGACCATCAAGATCTTCATCGGAGGAACCGATGTCGGATAAAATGTTTTCATCCTGTAATGCATGTCCTGCGATAGCCTTTACACCTAGGAATATTCCGGTACCGAAATTTTTAGATTTAAATTCCGGTGCAATTATATTGCGTATGATACGTCCGGCAGCAGCATCCGTAAGATTTGCTTCAAGCCCGTACCCTACTTCAATGCGCATTTTTCGGTCATTCACGGCAACAAGGAGCAAAACACCGGAGTCTTTTTCTTTGGAACCCAACTGCCAAGTTTCTGCAACACGCAAGGAGTATTCTTCAAGATTTTCTCCTTCAAGAGAGGGAATGGTAAGCACAACAATTTGTACATCCGATTTTTTTTCAATTCCAAAAAGAAAGTTCTCTATTTCAGCCTTTTTATCATACGATAGAACTCCGGCTAAATCGTTTACCGGCCCTTTGAGATTGGGCACAGCAAGGCTAAAAGCCTTAAACAAGGTCAAAAACAAAAAACAAAGGATAAAGAGATTTTTAATATTTTTTTTCATTTACTTCTCCAAGACAACAAGCCCGTCAGGGTATTCATTAGGATTTCCTTCCGTTTTAGGAAAATGTTTTGAAAGAATATTTCCGCATTCTTCCACAGCAGAACAAAGACTTTTTGCAGTCTGCTTCAATTTTAAACCTTCGGTTATTGTTTTACAAATACCGTTCCATTTACCTTGCTCAACTTTTTCGGCAATACCGGAATCGGCAATAATAAAAACCTTTCTTTCAAGGATGGAAACAAAGATCAAAATACCTGTTCTTTCAGCTGTCTTGTAGATTCCGCATTCTACAAAATGCCTTAAAGCACGCGCATACACTCTTGCTTCTTTTATTTTTTTTGGAATTATTAATCTGTCGAGCGCAGGAATATTTATCAGCAAAAAGAAAAGAAGCATTATAATCCAAACACTAAATCCGATTACCGCTGTAAGCATCTTAGGCGAAGGATACCATAATTTTGTTTGAAGAAGCCGCCAGATACCGTCTCCAAAATAAAGCATGATAAAAAAAGAAATAAAGGCGAGGCACAGTGCTGCAAACATTTCTACAAAGGAGTAGGAATCGCTTTGCGGAATAACGGCCAAGGCAATTTCTCCGTTTGTTGTTTTTTCAGCTTCTGCAACGGCATTTTTAATCAAATCCAAATCTTCATTCTTAATGTGTATTTTACTTAATATTCGGTTATTTTCCATAAAGCTATCTCCAACATTTATTATACCACTTTTATACGAAAATCGCAAGTTAAAACTTCCGTTTAAATACTGTATCTTAATCGCTTACTTGCGAAATTATCTGCGATATGCTAAAATACCGATTGTTTAGAAATAGTATAATAAGGAAGAATAAATGCTTTTAACGATAAGTGCTGAAGGAAGTAACTTGAATATTTTAAGTTTTTTGCTGCACAAGCATCCCGATAAATTACAGACAGCAGAATTATCGGTAGGAAAGGCCCATGTCTTTTATCCCGAATACTCGAAAGAAAAAACTACGGCAGCCCTGCTTTTGGAAATTGATCCTGTCGGCATGGTACGCAATGCAAAAAATTTTACGGGCAAGGATTTTTTACTTGGTCAATATGTAAATGACCGCCCCTATGTTGCATCCTCCTTTATGAGCTCTGCAATTTCAAAGGTCTTTTCAAGTGCCCTAAACGGAAACTGCAAGGAACATCCGGAATATGTTGATGAGGCACTTTCATTGACTGTCAAGATTTCAGTTCTTCCCGCTCCGCGAGGCGGAGAGATGTTGATTAAAAACATTTTTGAACCTCTTGGCTACAGTGTCGAAGCCGAGCGTCATATTCTCGATACAAAATTTACCGAATGGGGATACGGAAAATATTTTACACTCACATTAAAAAATAAATTACCTCTTAAAGATTTGCTTTCTCATCTTTATGTTTTAATTCCCGTATTGGATAACGAAAAGCATTATTTTATTACGCAGGATGAGGTCGATAAATTATTGCAAAAAGGAAGGGGCTGACTTGAAAATCATCCTTCTAAAGATTTAATAGTTTCACGCTATTTGATAAACATAAAATCTCTTGTGCGCTCAGCCTTTGATACGCTGGCTGAAGATACGGCGCAATCCGAAACCGAAGAAGAATCCGATTCTCCTCTTCAAAAAGAAAAAAAGGAAAGGCTCCACGATCAAAGACTGAATGCCGTTGCCGAAAAATTAAAAGAGAGCGGAGCGGCAAGCGTAATCGATCTAGGCTGCGGAGACGGCAAACTGATACGCCTTCTTTTAAAAGAAAAACAATTTGAAAAAATTGCCGGTATGGATGTTTCATATTCCGAATTGACAAAATGCAAGGAAAGACTCCATTGGGAGGATATGCCGCCTAAACAAAAAGAAAGGCTTAATTTATTTCAAAGCTCATTGATGTACAGGGACAAAAGATTTTCGGGTTTTGATGCTGCCGCTGTTGTTGAAGTAATAGAACACCTCGATGAAAACAGACTGCCTGCTTTTGAAAAATCCGTCTTTAAATTTGCAAAGCCAAATACGATTGTTCTTACTACACCGAACAGTGAGTACAATGTGCAATACGAAAATTTAGCAAACGGAAAAATGCGCCATACGGATCACCGTTTTGAATGGACCCGCAAGGAATTTGAAACATGGGCAAAAAGAGTTGCCGATGAAAATAATTATTCGGTTGAGTTTTTTCCGGTAGGTGAAGAAGAAAAAAATATAGGAGCTCCGTCGCAGATGGCGGTATTTAAATATGCAGATTAATATACCAAAGACCTCATTGGTTTTACTCGTCGGAGTTTCGGGCTCCGGTAAAAGCAGCTTTGCACAAAAGCATTTTGAAAAATACGAAATTATTTCTTCCGATGTTTGCCGCGGTATAGTTTCAAACGATGAAAATAATCAATCAGCCACAAACGATGCTTTTGAAGTTTTTAACTTTATTCTTTCAAAGCGGCTGCAAAACGGATTACTCACGGTTGCAGATGCAACAAATATTCAGCAAGAAGCAAGAAAAAAACTTCTCGACATAGCCCGCTCCTTTCATATTCTTCCTGTTGCAATTGTTTTTGATTTACCTCAAGAACTTTGCGAAAAAAGAAACGAAGCAAGAACGGACAGAAATATTTCTACCAGAGTTTTAAGACGGCACATGCAGGACTTAAAACATTCGTTAAAGAATTTAAAAAAAGAAGGTTTTAAAAAACTTTATATTTTACGATCTGAAGAAGAAGTAAATTCCGTTACCGAAATTGTCCGTGAAAAACTTTATAACGATAAAACCGATATGCACGGCCCTTTCGATATTATCGGCGATGTGCACGGCTGTTATGACGAGCTTCTGGAACTTTTGCAAAAACTAAATTACAAAATAGATTCGGCAGCCGATGACGGAAAAAATTACGGCTTGCAGGTAAGCCATCCAGAAAACCGCATGGCCGTTTTTTTAGGAGACCTCGTAGACAGGGGCCCGGCTTCACCTAAAGTTTTAAAACTTGTTATGAGTATGGTGCGGAACGGTTCCGCCCTCTGCGTTCCCGGCAATCACGATATGAAGCTTCACAAAAAACTAAACGGAAAGGCAGTACAGGAAAAACACGGACTTGCCGAAACTCTTGCACAGCTTGAAACAGAATCCGAAGAATTTAAAAACGATCTAAAAGAATTTTTATACGGCCTTGTAAGTCACTATGTTTTGGATTCCGGAAAACTTGTCGTCGCTCACGCAGGGCTTAAAGAAGAAATGCACGGCCGAGGATCGGGAGCCGTTCGCTCTTTTTGTTTATATGGAGAAACAACCGGCGAAACGGACGAGTTCGGTTTACCTGTAAGATATAATTGGGCTTCGGAATACCGCGGCAGGGCAAAGGTAGTTTACGGGCACACACCTGTGCCGGCTTCGGAATGGCTTAATAACACGATTGACATAGATACCGGCTGTGTTTTCGGAGGAACCTTGACTGCATTACGTTATCCCGAAGAGGAGCTTGTATCGGTTCGGGCAAAAAAAATTTATACAGAGCCGGTGCGCCCTATCGAGCCCAAACTTTCATTTTCATTGCAGCATGAAAACGATGATCTCCTCGATATTGAAGACGTAACAGGAAGACGAATTATTCAAACCCGCTTAAAAAACAATATCCTAATCCGCGAAGAGCAGTCCATTGCAGCCCTAGAAGCAGTCAGCCGTTTTGCGGTAAATCCCAAATGGCTAATCTATCTTCCGCCCACAATGTCGCCTTCCGAAACAAGCAGACTTGAAAATTTTTTGGAGCACCCTATCGAAGCTATCGATTATTACAAAAGCCGCGGATTAAAAAAAATTATCTTGGAAGAAAAGCACATGGGCTCAAGGGCCGTGCTTATTATTTGCAAGGACATTCAAACTGCGGAAAAAAGATTCGGAATTACAACTGAAGGCTTCGGTATTTGTTATACCAGAACAGGAAGAAACTTTTTTAACGATTCAAAAATAGAAAAAGAATTTTTGACAAAGGTTCAAAGAGCCTTAACGCTTTCAAACTTTTGGGAAAAGCACAGCACCAATTGGGTCTGCCTCGATGCGGAACTCATGCCGTGGTCTGTAAAGGCTCAAAGTCTTATCCATGATCAATATGCGGCAACAGGTTCCTCTGCAATAAATTCCCTTTCGGAAGCGGAAAAAATTTTAACTCTTACAAAAATGCGCGGAGTTGAAGGAGTAGAAAATTTATCGGCCGCCTTTACTCAAAAGAAAATCGCTGTTGAAAAATTTATTGACTCTTACCGCAATTATTGTTGGGAAGTAAAAAGCATAGATGATTATCAACTCGCACCCTTCCACATTTTGGCAACGGAAGACTTTGTGCACACCGATAAAAATCACGAATGGCACATGGAAAACATAAAAGAAATCTGTCTTGCCGATAAAACGCTTTTTAAAATTACACCCTATAAAATAGTTAATGTAGAAAATGAAGATGAAATAAAAGATGCGGTAAATTGGTGGCTCTCTCTTACACGGGCCGGCGGAGAAGGAATGGTAATAAAGCCCTTCGATTTTGTTTTTTATGCAGAAAAGCACGGCCTCGTTCAACCAGGCGTTAAATGTCGCGGAAAAGAATACTTGCGTATTATTTACGGCCCGGAATATTGCGAAAAAGAAAATTTAGACCGCTTAAAGAAAAGAGGTTTGGCAAAAAAAAGAGCTCTGGCCTTACAGGAATTCGCCCTCGGCATAGAAGCTCTTGAACGATTTGTAAAAAAAGAACCTTTAAGACGGGTTCACGAAAGTGCATTTGCAGTTCTAGCCCTCGAAAGCGAAGCTGTCGATCCGCGGTTGTAATTATAAGATTGCCAAATTTTTATTTTTCTGTTATACTAATAAATATGAGCAATATTAGAAAGATGCCCATAGGCATTCAAAGCTTTGAAAAACTTATAACAAACGGCTTTTTTTATGTCGATAAAACCGAATATATATGGAATATGATTAAAAATCCTGTTCCATACTTTTTAAGCCGTCCGCGCCGTTTCGGGAAAAGCCTCCTTCTTTCCACATTAAAAGCCTACTTCCTTGGTCAAAAAGAACTATTTAAGGGTTTAGCTATAGAAAAACTTGAAGAGAGCGAAAAAGACAAAAGAGAAATCTGGCAGGAATATCCTGTGCTCTATTTGGATTTTAACATAGGAGTTTACGATACAAATGAAGGTCTTTTAAATAGGCTTAATTCTTTTTTACAAGAATATGAAAAAATATACGGCAGCACAGGTCTTGATCTTCCTGACCGTTTTCAAAATTTGATAAGGACAGCCTGTGAAAAAACCGGCAAGCAAATAGTTATTCTCATTGACGAGTATGACAAACCTCTTCTGCAAACTATGTGGAAGGATGAGCGCCTAAACGAAATCTACCGCACAATTTTAAAAAGTTTTTTTGGAGTGATTAAAAGTGCTGACCAATATCTACGCTTTGTATTTTTAACGGGAGTTACAAAATTCAGTAAGGTTAGCATATTCAGCGATTTAAATAATCTTAGAGATTTGAGCCTGTTGCCGGACTATTCTGCTCTCTGCGGTATCTCACAAGAAGAACTTGAAGAAGACTTTAAACCTGAAATTAGATCTCTTGCAGAAAAAAATGACATAAGCTATGAAGACGTTCTTACAAAGCTAAAGCAAAGATATGACGGTTATAAATTTTCCGAGATTGGAAAAAATATGTACAATCCTTTTAGCTTGTTAAATGTTTTTGCCGCCGGAAGGATGCGAGACTATTGGTTCGCAACAGGTACTCC
It encodes:
- a CDS encoding YgcG family protein is translated as MKKNIKNLFILCFLFLTLFKAFSLAVPNLKGPVNDLAGVLSYDKKAEIENFLFGIEKKSDVQIVVLTIPSLEGENLEEYSLRVAETWQLGSKEKDSGVLLLVAVNDRKMRIEVGYGLEANLTDAAAGRIIRNIIAPEFKSKNFGTGIFLGVKAIAGHALQDENILSDIGSSDEDLDGLTIIIGLLLMLVIWFIICRLIPCFFWILFRLVTLQGFTGHELATNLFTSRTVFKFSGSGEGGGYSGGGGSFGGGGASGSW
- a CDS encoding TPM domain-containing protein, whose translation is MENNRILSKIHIKNEDLDLIKNAVAEAEKTTNGEIALAVIPQSDSYSFVEMFAALCLAFISFFIMLYFGDGIWRLLQTKLWYPSPKMLTAVIGFSVWIIMLLFFLLINIPALDRLIIPKKIKEARVYARALRHFVECGIYKTAERTGILIFVSILERKVFIIADSGIAEKVEQGKWNGICKTITEGLKLKQTAKSLCSAVEECGNILSKHFPKTEGNPNEYPDGLVVLEK
- a CDS encoding methyltransferase domain-containing protein, whose translation is MINIKSLVRSAFDTLAEDTAQSETEEESDSPLQKEKKERLHDQRLNAVAEKLKESGAASVIDLGCGDGKLIRLLLKEKQFEKIAGMDVSYSELTKCKERLHWEDMPPKQKERLNLFQSSLMYRDKRFSGFDAAAVVEVIEHLDENRLPAFEKSVFKFAKPNTIVLTTPNSEYNVQYENLANGKMRHTDHRFEWTRKEFETWAKRVADENNYSVEFFPVGEEEKNIGAPSQMAVFKYAD
- a CDS encoding polynucleotide kinase-phosphatase, whose translation is MQINIPKTSLVLLVGVSGSGKSSFAQKHFEKYEIISSDVCRGIVSNDENNQSATNDAFEVFNFILSKRLQNGLLTVADATNIQQEARKKLLDIARSFHILPVAIVFDLPQELCEKRNEARTDRNISTRVLRRHMQDLKHSLKNLKKEGFKKLYILRSEEEVNSVTEIVREKLYNDKTDMHGPFDIIGDVHGCYDELLELLQKLNYKIDSAADDGKNYGLQVSHPENRMAVFLGDLVDRGPASPKVLKLVMSMVRNGSALCVPGNHDMKLHKKLNGKAVQEKHGLAETLAQLETESEEFKNDLKEFLYGLVSHYVLDSGKLVVAHAGLKEEMHGRGSGAVRSFCLYGETTGETDEFGLPVRYNWASEYRGRAKVVYGHTPVPASEWLNNTIDIDTGCVFGGTLTALRYPEEELVSVRAKKIYTEPVRPIEPKLSFSLQHENDDLLDIEDVTGRRIIQTRLKNNILIREEQSIAALEAVSRFAVNPKWLIYLPPTMSPSETSRLENFLEHPIEAIDYYKSRGLKKIILEEKHMGSRAVLIICKDIQTAEKRFGITTEGFGICYTRTGRNFFNDSKIEKEFLTKVQRALTLSNFWEKHSTNWVCLDAELMPWSVKAQSLIHDQYAATGSSAINSLSEAEKILTLTKMRGVEGVENLSAAFTQKKIAVEKFIDSYRNYCWEVKSIDDYQLAPFHILATEDFVHTDKNHEWHMENIKEICLADKTLFKITPYKIVNVENEDEIKDAVNWWLSLTRAGGEGMVIKPFDFVFYAEKHGLVQPGVKCRGKEYLRIIYGPEYCEKENLDRLKKRGLAKKRALALQEFALGIEALERFVKKEPLRRVHESAFAVLALESEAVDPRL
- a CDS encoding ATP-binding protein, whose translation is MSNIRKMPIGIQSFEKLITNGFFYVDKTEYIWNMIKNPVPYFLSRPRRFGKSLLLSTLKAYFLGQKELFKGLAIEKLEESEKDKREIWQEYPVLYLDFNIGVYDTNEGLLNRLNSFLQEYEKIYGSTGLDLPDRFQNLIRTACEKTGKQIVILIDEYDKPLLQTMWKDERLNEIYRTILKSFFGVIKSADQYLRFVFLTGVTKFSKVSIFSDLNNLRDLSLLPDYSALCGISQEELEEDFKPEIRSLAEKNDISYEDVLTKLKQRYDGYKFSEIGKNMYNPFSLLNVFAAGRMRDYWFATGTPTFLVNYLKRAHYNIPDLDGNVKMNEAGLETYRADAINPLPILFQSGYLTIKDYNDFSRLYRLGFPNDEVRYGFLDNLLPAYTPIRTDKTGLSIWEFYEQIEAGDVDGLMQKMKGIISGIPYDNFTEKDLTLREQNYQTAVYLVFALMNQFVHTEVHCATGRADCIVELKDKVYIFEFKLISTGTAEDAIKQIKDKNYAGKYSGSGKKIIIVGTNFDEKKRTIQDWKIEEL